A genomic segment from Ptychodera flava strain L36383 chromosome 19, AS_Pfla_20210202, whole genome shotgun sequence encodes:
- the LOC139119049 gene encoding uncharacterized protein, giving the protein MEDTLSLVSFILHRIKMSTKQMKIACILGAVSVILIYTVFHGIALPQQKNAIRGDKILGQKQKEIVQFDEEIDTVSSSSVHSDTSEFDVRRSMKKKLTNVKSRIKGVEDLLERRKEELEISEDMMKLALKHKTSVARLIQKFKEVLLTNRTFAIGVLGGSISVGVGVDGTKAIYATTLAHYLEKMLGTEVTVENGAIGAMNSYYYSYCFQTHCNVHNADLLFWEFACNDQGNPKGFLGQERLTRMILADLPNQPQLIYTNFLGGKHMDRYTACVDSERNVSLQLSHHYDVPSISMPDAICGLVRENKAGYLFGNGIHDGHHPGLKGHDMVAIFLTELIKEALMETIENLEKQLYESGYMKKYISEGKKPDNKIMDSGVSHGRILPPILFNTTDITHPQCWSLMGSDYRPSDMTLNPQDKFGWTKFIIAKKDYRSDLKQVWNTFRPGAFIEFGSASPLTETSRALSPLQRSHLSQKDADAQKYF; this is encoded by the coding sequence ATGGAGGACACATTATCACTTGTCAGTTTCATATTGCATCGCATTAAAATGTCAACTAAACAAATGAAGATAGCCTGCATACTTGGCGCCGTAAGCGTGATTCTAATTTATACAGTTTTTCACGGCATCGCTCTACCCCAACAAAAGAATGCAATTAGAGGTGATAAGATTCTCGgccaaaaacaaaaagaaatcgTTCAGTTTGATGAGGAGATCGACACAGTTTCATCCAGTTCAGTCCACTCTGACACCAGCGAATTTGATGTTCGAAGGTCGATgaaaaagaaattgaccaaCGTCAAGTCACGAATCAAGGGTGTCGAGGACCTTCTTGAAAGAAGGAAAGAAGAACTTGAAATAAGTGAAGATATGATGAAGTTGGCGTTGAAACACAAAACGTCGGTCGCAAGATTAATCCAAAAATTCAAAGAAGTACTCTTGACCAACCGAACTTTTGCTATAGGTGTTTTAGGGGGTTCAATTTCTGTTGGTGTAGGAGTTGATGGTACTAAGGCAATATATGCAACAACTCTTGCACATTATTTGGAAAAGATGCTGGGCACTGAAGTCACTGTAGAAAATGGCGCCATTGGTGCGATGAATAGTTACTACTACAGTTATTGCTTTCAAACGCATTGCAATGTACACAATGCGGATCTACTTTTCTGGGAATTTGCTTGCAATGACCAAGGCAACCCAAAAGGCTTCTTAGGACAGGAAAGATTGACGAGAATGATTCTTGCAGACTTGCCGAACCAACCACAGTTGATATATACTAACTTTCTCGGAGGCAAACATATGGACCGTTACACAGCGTGCGTTGATAGTGAGCGAAATGTTAGCCTGCAACTAAGTCATCACTATGATGTCCCGTCAATCAGTATGCCTGATGCCATATGTGGACTTGTCAGAGAAAACAAAGCAGGTTATCTCTTCGGTAACGGCATCCATGATGGACACCATCCTGGACTCAAAGGTCATGATATGGTCGCAATTTTCCTTACTGAATTAATCAAAGAGGCTCTTATggaaacaattgaaaatttagaaaaacagCTGTATGAAAGTGGTTACATGAAGAAATATATCTCAGAAGGTAAAAAACCCGACAATAAAATAATGGACAGTGGGGTATCGCACGGAAGAATTCTGCCGCCAATCCTCTTCAACACAACTGATATTACTCATCCTCAATGTTGGTCCCTGATGGGGTCCGATTACCGACCATCTGATATGACTCTTAATCCCCAAGACAAGTTCGGATGGACGAAGTTTATCATTGCGAAAAAGGACTATCGCAGCGATCTGAAACAGGTTTGGAACACCTTTAGACCAGGTGCCTTCATAGAGTTTGGGTCAGCATCCCCCCTTACAGAGACCTCAAGGGCATTGTCGCCATTACAACGATCACACTTGAGCCAGAAAGATGCGGATGCGCAGAAGTATTTCTAG
- the LOC139118277 gene encoding uncharacterized protein, producing MNMSSKRLRIPYILGAVSVILIYTTYYSIVLTKQDNAICDDKVPVPKHVKNKEEEVVVDTTSSSSVQFEVNEAVERDSLKERLADVKARIKVVDELLEGRKEELEISEAMIKLALKHKTSVKRLIEKFKEVLLTNKTFAIGVLGGSISVGVGANGTKGIYATTLAHYLEKMLGIEVTVGNGAVGATNSYYYGYCFQTHCNVHNVDLLFWEFALNDKGNPRGFLGQERLTRMILADLPNQPQLIYMNFLGGKQEARYEECVNNQQNGSLQLSPYYDVPSISMPDAVCKLVKKYKAGYLFGSHDGSHPGPEGHDMAAIFLTELIKEVLIDTITSLEKELNKSGAIEQFLIEYSRPNYSNSDDGKLHQKDLPPILFNTTAITHPQCWSLMGSEYRPTEMTLMPQDKFGWKKFTLAKKDYRGDLKQVWHTFRPGAFIEFEVSIPPYRGLKSTIAITTITLEPDKCGCAKVFLDDKYLETLDCRHYFLVTVVHDVAFNVLPGTYVLKIITVGENGFNIASLSTAYEIPDQQSKSEY from the coding sequence ATGAACATGTCAAGTAAACGATTAAGAATACCATACATACTAGGAGCTGTTAGCGTAATTCTCATTTATACCACTTACTACAGCATCGTCCTAACCAAACAAGATAACGCTATTTGCGACGACAAAGTCCCAGTCCCCAAACATGTGAAAAACAAAGAAGAAGAAGTGGTAGTCGACACTACATCATCTAGCTCGGTCCAATTTGAGGTTAATGAAGCCGTTGAGCGAGATTCTTTAAAAGAGAGATTGGCCGACGTCAAAGCCAGAATCAAGGTTGTTGATGAATTGCTGGAAGGAAGAAAGGAAGAACTTGAAATAAGTGAAGCTATGATTAAATTAGCATTGAAACACAAAACATCGGTCAAGAGATTGATTGAAAAGTTCAAAGAAGTACTCCTGACGAACAAGACTTTTGCCATTGGTGTTTTAGGGGGTTCAATTTCTGTTGGTGTTGGAGCAAATGGTACTAAGGGAATATATGCAACAACTCTTGCACACTATTTGGAAAAGATGCTAGGCATTGAAGTCACAGTGGGAAATGGCGCCGTTGGTGCGACCAACAGCTATTACTATGGATACTGCTTTCAAACCCATTGCAATGTACACAATGTGGATCTACTTTTTTGGGAATTTGCTCTTAATGACAAGGGTAACCCACGAGGCTTCTTAGGACAGGAAAGGTTGACGAGAATGATTCTTGCAGACTTGCCGAACCAACCACAGTTGATTTACATGAACTTTCTCGGTGGTAAACAGGAAGCCCGTTACGAGGAGTGCGTTAACAATCAACAAAATGGTAGCCTACAGCTGAGCCCATACTATGATGTCCCATCAATCAGCATGCCAGATgctgtatgcaaattagtgaaaaaatacaaaGCAGGTTATCTTTTCGGTAGCCATGATGGAAGCCATCCTGGACCCGAAGGTCACGACATGGCGGCTATATTCCTGACTGAATTAATCAAAGAGGTTCTGATCGACACGATTACAAGTTTAGAAAAAGAGTTAAACAAGAGTGGTGCCATAGAACAGTTTCTCATAGAATATAGCAGACCTAACTATTCAAACTCTGACGATGGAAAACTGCATCAAAAAGATCTTCCGCCAATTCTCTTCAATACAACTGCTATAACTCATCCTCAGTGTTGGTCCCTCATGGGATCGGAATACCGACCGACAGAGATGACTCTAATGCCCCAAGACAAGTTCGGATGGAAGAAGTTTACGCTTGCGAAAAAGGATTACCGCGGCGATCTGAAACAGGTTTGGCACACCTTTAGGCCAGGTGCCTTTATAGAATTCGAGGTCAGCATCCCTCCGTACAGAGGCCTAAAGAGCACTATTGCGATCACAACAATCACCCTTGAGCCAGACAAATGTGGATGCGCAAAAGTATTTCTAGATGACAAATACTTGGAAACACTTGACTGTCGACACTACTTTTTAGTTACTGTTGTACATGACGTAGCCTTTAATGTACTTCCTGGCACATATGTACTGAAAATCATTACCGTCGGTGAGAATGGGTTTAACATTGCGTCCTTGAGTACAGCATACGAAATTCCGGACCAGCAGTCAAAATCAGAGTACTAG
- the LOC139119048 gene encoding uncharacterized protein: protein MNMSSKRVGIPYILGAVSVILIYTTYYSIVLPKQDNTIRDDKVPVPKHVKNKEGEVEVDTTSSSSVKFEANEAIARDSLKERLADVKTRIKDVDKLLEGRKEELEISEAMIKLALKHKTSVKRLIEKFKEVLLTNRTFAIGVLGGSISVGVGVNGTKGIYATTLAHYLEKMLGTEVTVGNGAVGATNSYYYGYCFQTHCNVHNVDLLFWEFAHNDNGNPRGFLGQERLTRMILADLPNQPQLIYINFIGGKQADRYEECVNNQQNGSLQLSPYYDVPSISMPDAVCKLVKKYKAGYLFGSHDGSHPGPEGHDMVAIFLTEFIKEVLIDTITSLDKELNIMSGAMEQFRIEDSSHNYTNSDDGKLHQKDLPPILFNTTAITHPQCWSLMGSEYRPTEMTLTPQDKFGWQKFTLAKKDYRGDLKQVWHTFRPGAFIEFEVNIPPYRGLKSTIAITTITLEPDKCGCAKVFLDDEYLETLDCRHHFLVTVVHDVAFNVPPGTYVLKITTVGENGFNIASLSTAYEIPDQQPKPKY from the coding sequence ATGAACATGTCAAGTAAACGAGTAGGGATACCATACATACTTGGAGCTGTTAGTGTTATTCTTATTTATACCACTTACTACAGCATCGTCCTACCCAAACAAGATAACACTATTCGCGACGACAAAGTCCCAGTCCCAAAACATGTGAAAAACAAAGAAGGAGAGGTGGAAGTCGACACTACATCATCTAGCTCTGTCAAATTTGAGGCTAATGAAGCCATTGCTAGAGATTCTTTGAAAGAGAGATTGGCCGACGTCAAAACCAGAAtcaaggatgttgataaattgCTGGAAGGAAGAAAGGAAGAACTTGAAATAAGTGAAGCTATGATTAAGTTAGCATTGAAACACAAAACATCGGTCAAGAGATTGATTGAAAAGTTCAAAGAAGTACTCCTGACGAACAGGACTTTTGCTATTGGTGTTTTAGGGGGTTCAATTTCTGTCGGTGTCGGAGTAAATGGTACTAAGGGAATATATGCAACAACTCTTGCACATTATTTGGAAAAGATGCTTGGTACTGAAGTCACAGTGGGAAATGGCGCCGTTGGTGCGACCAACAGCTATTACTATGGATACTGCTTTCAAACCCATTGCAATGTACACAATGTGGATCTACTTTTCTGGGAATTTGCTCATAATGACAACGGTAACCCACGAGGCTTCTTAGGACAGGAAAGGTTGACGAGAATGATTCTTGCAGACTTGCCGAACCAACCACAGTTGATTTACATTAACTTTATCGGCGGTAAACAGGCAGACCGTTACGAGGAGTGCGTTAACAATCAACAAAATGGTAGCCTACAGCTGAGCCCATACTATGACGTCCCATCAATCAGCATGCCAGATgctgtatgcaaattagtgaaaaaatacaaaGCAGGTTATCTTTTCGGTAGCCATGATGGAAGCCATCCTGGACCCGAAGGTCACGACATGGTGGCTATATTCTTGACTGAATTTATCAAAGAGGTTCTGATCGACACGATTACAAGTTTAGACAAAGAGTTAAACATCATGAGTGGTGCCATGGAACAATTTCGCATAGAAGATAGCAGTCATAACTATACAAACTCTGACGATGGAAAACTGCATCAAAAAGATCTTCCGCCAATTCTCTTCAACACAACTGCTATAACTCATCCTCAGTGTTGGTCCTTGATGGGATCGGAATACCGACCGACAGAGATGACTCTAACGCCCCAAGACAAGTTCGGATGGCAAAAGTTTACACTTGCGAAAAAGGATTATCGTGGTGATCTGAAACAGGTTTGGCACACCTTTAGGCCGGGTGCCTTTATAGAATTCGAGGTCAACATCCCTCCGTACAGAGGCCTAAAGAGCACTATCGCGATCACAACAATCACCCTTGAGCCAGACAAATGTGGATGCGCAAAAGTATTTCTAGATGACGAGTACTTGGAAACACTTGACTGTCGACACCACTTTTTAGTTACTGTTGTACATGACGTAGCCTTTAATGTACCGCCTGGCACATATGTACTGAAAATCACTACTGTTGGTGAGAATGGGTTTAACATTGCGTCCTTGAGTACAGCTTACGAAATTCCGGACCAGCAGCCCAAACCAAAGTACTAG
- the LOC139119047 gene encoding calmodulin-like: MENQMKEDEIAEFKDAFALFDKDGDGTITTKELGTVMRSLGQNPTEAELQDMISEVDADGNGRIDFPEFLTMMSRQMKEGEREEELREAFSVFDKDGNGFISAAELRHMMTNIGEKLTDEEVDEMIREADIDGDGQVSYEEFLQMMMSK; the protein is encoded by the exons GAGAACCAAATGAAAGAAGATGAAATAGCTG AATTCAAAGATGCGTTCGCCCTCTTCGACAAGGACGGAGATGGGACAATCACGACCAAGGAACTGGGAACCGTCATGAGGTCACTGGGTCAAAACCCGACAGAAGCCGAACTTCAGGACATGATCAGCGAAGTAGATGCCGATG GAAATGGCAGGATAGACTTCCCAGAGTTTTTGACAATGATGTCGAGGCAAATGAAAGAGGGTGAGCGTGAGGAGGAACTCCGCGAAGCCTTCAGCGTGTTCGACAAAGACGGTAATGGTTTCATCAGCGCCGCCGAGTTGCGTCACATGATGACCAACATCGGCGAGAAACTGACGGACGAAGAGGTCGACGAAATGATCCGAGAGGCTGATATCGATGGCGACGGACAAGTCAGCTACGAAG aGTTCTTGCAGATGATGATGTCGAAGTAG